One genomic region from Deinococcus fonticola encodes:
- a CDS encoding MFS transporter — MTYREFLPDSRLRALVRVYWQIEEHHDLATQEHMLGYFVLHESRQQRAGRFDSAHLNPFAQLSGALAYPEVRRLVTVNVLFILPFSLMGVGLPLLRDSLGWGPGETSTVYMVVGVCDILAQGFLLPHLIRWLGERGVAQLGLGMGIVGLISYVLLPFYPLVPLIYASVLLFVTGEGIFTATQGALLSLAAPADQQGRVQGGAQAFSALSQVIGPLPAVNFRPQPHLRNGRGAGTGRAGRPDRKGYGRGAGSGG, encoded by the coding sequence ATGACGTACCGCGAATTCCTGCCTGACTCCCGCTTGCGGGCGCTGGTGCGGGTGTACTGGCAGATAGAGGAACACCACGACCTGGCCACCCAGGAACATATGTTAGGGTACTTCGTGCTGCACGAAAGCCGCCAGCAGCGTGCCGGCCGCTTCGACAGCGCGCACCTGAACCCCTTTGCTCAACTGAGCGGCGCCCTCGCGTACCCGGAGGTAAGGCGGCTGGTCACGGTCAACGTGCTGTTCATCCTGCCGTTCAGCCTCATGGGGGTGGGCTTGCCGCTGCTGCGCGACTCGCTGGGCTGGGGGCCGGGCGAGACCAGCACCGTGTACATGGTCGTGGGCGTGTGCGACATCCTGGCGCAGGGTTTCCTGCTGCCGCACCTGATCAGGTGGCTGGGCGAGAGAGGCGTGGCGCAACTGGGCCTCGGCATGGGGATCGTGGGGCTGATCAGCTACGTCTTGCTGCCCTTTTACCCGCTGGTTCCCCTGATCTACGCCAGTGTACTGCTGTTCGTCACCGGGGAAGGGATTTTTACCGCCACACAGGGCGCCCTGCTCTCGCTGGCCGCGCCCGCCGACCAGCAGGGCCGCGTGCAGGGCGGCGCACAGGCCTTCAGTGCCCTTTCGCAGGTGATCGGGCCGCTTCCGGCGGTCAACTTTCGGCCCCAGCCTCACCTTCGGAACGGGCGCGGCGCTGGTACTGGTCGCGCTGGGCGTCCTGACCGGAAAGGGTACGGCAGGGGCGCGGGAAGCGGTGGGTGA